The DNA segment GGGCGGCAGCGGCGCAGGCGGCGGCGGCGCGGGCGGCGGCGGCGACGCATTGTGCCCGACGACCATCTCGTTCGTCCCGCCCGCCGGCGCGACCGCGCCTCGCGTGCCCGGGGAATGGCAAGGCTTCGACCTCGCCACGGCGCCCGCGATGAGCGGACCCGACGCGAATGGCGCGTTCACGGCGACGGTTTTGCTACCGCCGGGGCTGCACGCGTACAAGCTCGTCTACCAGGACGCGGGCGGCGGCACGCAATGGATCCTCGACCCTTCGCAGGGCCGCCGCAAATACGTCGGCGGCGTCGAGAACAGCGCGGTGAAGGTGCGCGACTGCAACCTGCCCACGCTCGCGGTGAAATCCACGAAGGCCCTACGCGTCGCGGCGGGCCAGGGGTCGTTCACGGCCGATCTCACGTACGTCGACGGCGCCGATACGAGCGGGGCCGACGTCCTGGGATACGAGGTGACGCTGCTCGAACAGGGGACCCCAAAACCACTCGTCGCGCCGCAGGTGACCGTCTCGCCCGCGGGGGACGTGCTTGTCTCGCTCGCGGGCCTCGCCGACGGCAAGTACCGCGTCACCCTGAGGCCACGCAGCAAGAGCGGGCGCGTCGGCGAGCCCATTCACCTGCCCTTCTGGATCGAGGCCGAGCCGTTCTCCTGGAGCGACGCGGTCGTCTACATGGTCCTCACCGATCGATATCGCGACGGGGATCCCTCGAACAACGCCCCGCCCACGCCCGGCGCGGACGCGCGCGGCGACTGGAGGGGCGGCGATCTCGCGGGCCTGACGCAATCGATCGAGGAGGGCGAGCTCGACAAGCTCGGCATCCGCGCCATCTGGCTCACGCCGTTCCAGACGAACCCGGAGGGCTCGTTCTTCGCGGCGGACGGCGTGCACAAGGTCACGGGGTATCACGGCTACTGGCCGGTGAAGGCGCGCGAGGTCGATCCGCGCCTCGGCGGCCCGGAGGCGCTGCGGGCGCTGGTGAAGGCGGCGCACGCGCACGGGATCCGCATCCTGCAGGATTACGTGGTCAATCACGTGCACAGCGAGCACGAGTATTTCCAGTCGCACCCGGAGTGGTTCCGCACGGGCTGCGTCTGCGGGACGGCGAACTGCGACTGGACGCAGAAGGCGCTCGAGTGCCTCTTCGCCGATTACATGCCCGACATCAACCACTCGGTCCCCGAGGCGAACGCCCGGTTCGTCGAGGACGCGGTGTGGTGGCTCGACGAGTTCGATCTCGACGGCCTGCGGGTCGACGCGGTGAAGCACGTCGAGGAGGTCGCGACGCGGAACCTCTCGGTCGAGGTGCGCGAGACCTTCGAGAAGGCGGGCACGCATTATTTCTTGATGGGCGAGACGGCGATGGGGTGGAACGACTGCGGCGACCCCTGCAACGACGAGAACTACGGCACGATCGCGCGGTACATCGGGCCGTTCGGGCTCGACGGCCAGTTCGATTTCGTGCTCTACCACGGCGTCTCGTACCGGACGTTCGCCTATGGCGACAAGGGGATGCTGCACGCCGATTACTGGACCCGGCACGGGCTCGAAAAATGGCCGAAGGGCGCGATCATGACGCCGTACATCGGCAGCCACGACACGCCGCGCTTCGTGTCGCTCGCCGATTACGCGGACGGCGACCGTGGGATCCCGGGCAACCAGTGGGACAACACGGCCGTGGCGCCGACGGACGCGTTGCCTTACGAGCGGATGCGCGTGGCGATGGCATGGCTGCTCGCGCTGCCGGGAGCGCCGCTCATGTATTACGGCGACGAGTATGGCCAGTGGGGCGGGGCGGACCCGAACAACCGGCTCATGTGGCGGCCGGAGAGTGGTCTTTCGGCCGAGGAGAAGGCGACGCTCTCGTTCGTTCGCAAGCTCGGGGCGGCGCGGCAGGCGATCCCGGCGCTCCGGCGCGGCGATTACGCCTCGCTCGGCGCGACGGAGGACACGCTCGTCATCGGGCGAAAGATCCCGGGCGGATCCGCGGCGATCGTGGCGCTCACGCGGGCGGGCGCGGCGGCGCCGATGACGGTGGACGTCACGACCACGCTCGGGCTCGCGGCGGGGACCGTGCTCAACGACGCGATGGGCGGGCCGAGCGTGACCGTCCCGGCGGGCGGCATGCTGACGCTGACGGTACCCGCGAAATCGGCCATCGTCCTCGCGCCGTGAATCAAGCGGCGAGCGGCGCCCGCGGCCCGGCGACGCGGGCGCCCGCCCTCCGGACGAGGTCCGTCAGATCGACCGCGCTCCGCACGGCCCAATCCCGGTAACAATTGTTCATGATGACGTGGACCTCCCGCGTCTTTCGGGACAGGCCCACGATCTTCGGCACCCAGCTCGCGAGCTCGGCGGTGTCGTATTCGTAGGCGAAGCGCAGCGCCGCGGTGGGCGATTTCGCCTCCCATGTCTGCGCGTTCCGCCCGTGGAACCGGACGAGCGCGAGGTCGGCCGTCGCCTCCGCGATCGGCGGGACGGAGGAGGCGAAGCCCTGCGGCTCGTCGACGCAGGTGTAGACGAGCCCTTGTTCCCGGAAAAACGCGAGCGCCTCGTCGCGGTGGCGCTCGCCGAGCCAGCCGGCGTTGCGGAGCTCGACGGCGAGTCGATGGTCGCGGAAGAGCACGCGCGTCCGCGCGAGGCGCCGGAGCGAGGCGGGCGAGAAGGTGAACCACACGGGGTACTGGAACAGCACGAGCCCGAGCTTGCCGCTCGCCTGGAGGGGCCGGAGGGCCGAGACGAACCGGCCGGCGAGCTCGTCGAGGAAGGCGTCGCCGAGGTCCTGGGGATAGATACGTTTTTTCTCGCGGATCTCCCGCGGCAATGCCTCGCGCATGTCCTTCGGGAGGCCTCGTGGCTCGATGTAATGCTCGCTGAGCGGCGCGACGGCCTTGACGTTCATGGTGAACCCCTCGGGCGTGCGCTCGCTCCAGAGCTCCGCGTTTCGCTCGGCGAGCAAGGCGTAATGCGTGGAGTCGACCTCGACGATGGGGAAGCGCGACGCGTAATGGCGCAGCCTGGCCTCGGCCGTCCGGGCGCTCGGGGGATAAAACCCCGAGGATACGAGCGTCGGCTCGGTCCACGCGGAGATGCCGATCTTCACGAGCGCAGGCACGCGCGAGGAGCATGCAGGACCCGAGCCAGCACGAGCAGAGCACCAGGGCGCTTGTGGTCGAGCGCTCACTCCTGTAAATTCGCGCCTCGTGACGACCCAGGACGTCGCCTTCGCTTGTGAGCCGCTCGGCGAGAACGTGGTCCTCTCGCTCGAGGGGCGCGAGCGCATGGACGACCTCTCCTCGTTCGAGCTCACCGTGTTCGCGCCGGGCGAGGCCTCGCTCGAGGCCCTCCTCCGCGCGCCGTGTGTCGTCGTGCTCTCCGACCCCGAGGAGGAGACGGCGCGCGTGATCCAGCTCGTGGTGATGGAAGCGGCCGAAGAGGCGGGCCGGGGGCGTGATCGTGTCCTCTCCTTGCGCCTCGCGGATCCGCTGGCGTTGCTCGGGCTCCGGGCCGGGTATCGAGTTTTTCAGGACAAGACGGCCGAGGAGGTCGTGACGGACGTCCTCGTGGGCGCGGGTGTCCCGAGGGACGCGATCACCACGCGGCTCGCGGGCGAATATCCGCTGTATCCGATGTGCACGCAGCACGGCGAGGCGGAGTGGGATTTCGTGCGCCGGCTGCTCGCGCGCGAGGGCATCTCGCTCTGGACCGAGACGGCCGAGGACGGCGCATTTCGGGTGCTGCTCGGCGACGGCCCGACCTCGCACGACGGGATCGACGGGGAAACGCGCCTGCCCTTCGCCGGCCCGGGCGCCGCGCGCGGCAGGGGCGTGCGCGCGCTCCTCTCGCTCGCGTGGGAGCAGGGAATGGCGCACGATCGGGTGTTCGTCCGCGATTTCGACGTCGATCACCCGGACGTCTACCTCGACGGCGAGGCCGGCGAGGGCACGCTCGAATGGCTGGAGTACCCGGCCTGCGTGCCCGACGCGCGGGCGGCCGCGCTGCGGGCGAGGCGCAGGCTCGAGCAGCTCCGCCGGGACGAGGTGCGGGTCACGGCGACGAGTGATTGTATCCGGGTCTGTCCGGGCAGGTGGGTCGACGTCGCGGGCGGCGGCGCGGAGCTCTTCGATCAACGGTTCCTCGTCTCGGAGGTCCGCCACGTGTTCGCGAGGCCGCTGCGGGACGGCGGGAGAGGAGCGCCGTACCGCAATGAAATCGTCCTCCGGCCGACGCGGGGCGATCGCGGCGAGGAGCGCCCGCCCCATCGGCCCGCGATCCTGGGGGCCCCGCGGGTTCATCACGTCGAGAGCGCCGTCGTCACGGGGCCGCCGGGCGAGGAGATCCACACGGATGCGCTCGGCCGCGTGAAGGTGCGGTTTCTCTGGGATCGATCGGGCGTCACGGACGACGCGTCGTCCACCTGGGTGCGCACGATGCAATGGCCGCTCGGGGGCGCGATGATGCTGCCGCGCGTGGGCTTCGAGGTGGCGGTCTCGTACCTCGACGGGCTCGCCGATCGGCCCTTCGTGCTCGGCCGCCTCTACAATGCGACGGCGGTGCATCCGTACGTCCTGCCCGCGGGGCGCGCCGTCACGGCGCTGCAATCGTGGACGAGCCCGGGCAGCGGCGCGACGCAGGAGATCCGCCTCGGGGACGACGCCGGCGCGGAGGCGTTTTTCGTGCACGCGAGCCGGGATCTCAGCGTGCGTGTCGGCGGAGATCACGCGCAGAAGGTGGACGGCGACGAGGCGCACGTGGTCGGGCTCGGCCTCGCGGCGGACGTGGGCGGCGCGGAGGACGTGACGATCGGCGGGCGTCAGAGCATCGACGTGGGCGAACCCATTCACGTGGCCGTGGACGGGGCGAACGCCGAATCGATGGCGACGGAGATCATCGCGGTGACGGGGAACCGCGTGGTGCTCTCCGGCGGCGGCTACGAGGAGTCGATCGGCGGCGCGTACGCGCTTCAATGCAACCAGTCGAACACGAAGACGACGGGCTCATTCACGCGGATCGTGGGCGGCTCGAAGCTCGTGTCGGCGGGCCTCTCGTTGACGGAGAGCGTGGCGGGCGCGCGGACCTACGTTTGTCGCGGGGCGCGCGTCGTCACGTGCGCCGGGGCGTATTCGGAGTCGGTGAAGGGCGGCAAGCGGAGCGCGGCTGGGGCCGTCACGGAGAGCGCGGCGGCCGATTACGGGATCGCGGCGCCCGCGGGCAAGCTCGCGTCGGGGCAGGCCGAGCTCCGGGCGGGCGGGAAGTTCAGCATCGCCGCGCCGCAGATCACGATCGACGTCTCGGGCTCGCTCACGGCGGGCGCCCTCTCGATCGCGGGCGGCGCGCTACGCGCGACGAGCGGCACCACCACGATCGAGGGAATGGTCAAGCGGGATCGGGGCGGGGAGGTGGGCGGATGAAGCAGCGCTCGTGGATCGAGCTCGGCGTGGAGGGCGTCTCCTTCCCGTTCGTCGGACGCTCGTGCACCATCGACGAGCGGGTGGGGGCGCCGTTTGTCGCGCTGGTTCATTGTGACGACCTCGATCGGGGCGAGCCCGTCTCCGTCGTCGCCCTCGACATCCTCGGCCGCCCGGCGTGGCTCGCCCTGACGATCGCCGGGGTGGAGCGGCGCTTCGAGGGGATCGTCGATCGCGTGGAGGACCACGAGGGGCACTTCGTGATCGTCCTCGTGGCGCGCGTGGCCGAGGCCGGCGATGGGCGCGATTATCGGGTGCTCCCGGCGGCAAGCGCCGTCGAGGTCGCGCGGCAGGTCCTCGAAGCGCAGGGGTTTTGCGTCGAGGACCGCGCCCGGCGCGCGCCGCCCCGGCGGGCGCAATGGCTGCAATCGTTCGAGTCGGACCTCGACTTCGTGACGCGGATCCTCGCGGAGGAGGGTCTGTCGTGGTATCCGGTGACGGGCGCGCGCGACGTCGTGCGGATCGCGGACGAGCCGGGGACGTTCGATGACGACGGGCTCTCGCTGCGATATCACGAGGACGCGGGGCTCGAAGGGGGGCCGTCCCTCCGGGCCGCGCGGCTCGTGCGGCGCGCGGCGAGCGACGGCTCGCACGTGCGGGGTTACGATTTCGAGCGGCCGGAGCTCGATATCGCGGGGGAGAGCGGCGAGGGCTCGCTGGAATGGTACGAGCTCTCCCGTGACGCGTGTTCGCCCGCGGAGGCGAGCGAGATCGCGTCGATCCGGCTCGGCGAGCGGCGGCGCGAGGTGATTGTGCTGGAGGGCGAGGCGTCGACGGCCCTCGTCGCGGCCGGCGCGGTGATCCGCGTCGAGGCGTCTCCGATCGCGGAGCAAAATGGCCGTTTCCTCGTGCTCTCGGTGAACCACGAGGCGAGGCCGGACCCCGAGGGGGACGGGCTCCTTCACCGGGCGCGTCTCCGCGCGGTGCCGGCCATTTCGGCGTATCGCCCGGCGCGCCCGCGCAGGGCACCGCGCGGGGGCGTGGGCACGGCGCTCGCGACGGGGCCTTCCGGGCAGGAGATCGCGATCGATTCGTACGGACGAACCTCGCTGCTCTTCCGCTGGGATCACGCGCGCGTCGCCGACGAACGATCGTCCGCCCCGGCGCGCGTCGTCGCGCCGGCCCTCGCGGGATCGGCATTTCATCCGCGTGTCGGGTGGGAGCAGGTCGTCGCTTTCGCGGACGACGCGTGCGAGGCGCCCCTCGTGCTCGGCCGCCTCTACAATGGCGCCGATCCGCCGCCGCTCACGCTGCCCGCGCAGAAGGTGGAGACGCACCTCGGCACGAAGAGCACGCCGGCCGGCGAGCGTGGCCATTTCATCCGCATCAGCGACGCTGCGGGCGCGGAGCAGCTCTCGGTTCAATCGTCCGGCGATTACCAGGAGCTCTCGGAGAACGACAAGGTCTCGGTGGTGCAGGGCAGCCTCGATCGCGTGGTGGGCGGCTCGCGCGAGTTGTTCGTCAAGGAGAACCTCCGCACGGCCGTGGGCGGGGCGCACACGCTGTCGGTCGGGGCCGAACGCGTGATCACGACGGACGCGGATCACGCCGTGTGGGCGAGCGCGGAGAGCATCTCCGTGGGCGGGGCGCGCCTCTTTTCGGTCGGCGGCGATTACGTCACGAAGGCGCCGCGGCTCGCGCGGATCGTGGGCGGGGCGAAGACCGAGGCGCCGCTCGAGCACCAGAGCGTACACACGGAAGGGGCCGCGACGCTCGTCGTCGGCGGCGCGATGAACACGACCGCGGGCATCTCCGAGGCGATCGCCGTGGGCGGGGCCGCCGTCGTGAAGGTCAGCGGACCGATGACGGTGACGGCGAATGGTTATGGGCTCGACGTGCTCGGCGTGTATGCGGAGAGTTACGCGTCGCGCAGCGTGAAGGCGGGCGGCGCCGTGGCGGAGTCGTTCGGGACGCTCACGCACGCGGTGAAAGGGAACGGTACGATCGCGGGAGCCGAGGTTGCGATCGAGGCCAAGGCGCGGCTCGTCCTCTCGGCGGGCGGCATGAAGATCACGATGACCCCGGGCGCGATTGAAATCCAGGGTGATTTCCAGGGCTCGGTCGCCAGCGTCGAGGGAGGCATGTCTCGGTATGGCTGAAGAAAAAACCACGCGACGCAGGCGCAGCAAGGCGAGCCTCCCGCTCGGCCCTGGAATGCATCCCGGCCGCATCGAGATGGTCATGGCGGCGTCCGCGGACGGGGCCGAGCGCGTGTATCGCGTCCGCCTCGCCTCGGGGCGTCACGTGACGGCGCGCCTCGACGGGGCCGTCACGCCCGATTTCGCGGAGGAGTGCTTGCGCGGCGGGCGCACGGTCGTGCTCGTGGACGGGCCGGACGGCGCGCGGATCGCTGGGGCGCTCCAGGTCGCGAGCGCAATCGAAAAGGATCCGCGCGGCACGCTCGCGCTCGAAGCGAGGCACGTGCGCGTGCGGGCCGATCAATCGATCGTGCTCGAGGTCCCCGGCGGCTCGCTCGCCTTCGAGCCCGGGGGCGCGCTCCGATTCGAGGGCGACAAACTCGTGATCGACATGGCCGCGCTGGTCCGGATCTTCGCCGCGCGGGTGGAGCTCCCGTGACGGCCGTCTCCGTCGCGCTCCCCGGGGATCCGCCGCTTCGCGTCGTGCGTATCGCGGGGCGGGAGCGCCTCGGCGAGATCGGGAGCTACGATCTCGAATGTTCGGGCCCCCCCTCCCCCGTCGTGCTCCCCTCGCAGGTATTGCGCGGGCCGTGTGTCGTGCGGCTCGAAGCCGAGGCGGGCGAGCGGCGGATGGCAGGGATCGTCACGCGGTTCGTCCTCCTCGCCACGGATCACGGGAGCGAGCGAATCTACCGCGCCACCGTGCGCCCTCGCCTCGCCTTGCTGGAGCTCCGGCGTTTTCCGCGGGTGATCCGCGACCGCAGCGCGCCGGAGATCATCGCGGATCTCGCGCGCGCCGCGGGTTACGAGCGAATCGAGGTCCGCGTCGGGGCAGAATACCCGCCCCTCTCGTGGTCGATTCGATACGACGAGACGGACGCGACGTTCCTGCGGCGCCTGTGCGAAGAGCACGGGCTCTGGCTGCGATTCGAGGAGGAGGACGGCGCCGAGGTGCTCTTCCTCGAGGACGACTCGACGCGCGCGGGCGACGCCTATGCGGATCCGATTGCGATCGTCACGCGCGGGGCGGCGAGCGAGCCGCGGCCGTTCGTCACGCCCGTCGTGGCCGCGCGAACGCGCCGCCCGGGAAAGGTGACGCTGCGGGATTACGATCCCGACAGGCCCGCGCTCCGGCTCGAAGGCGTGGCCGCGGTCGGATCGAATCGCGAGCAAGAGGCCGCCGTGTACGAGGCGCCGGGCGGGTTCCGCTCGGCGGAGGCCGGCGAGCGGGCCGCGCGGCGGCGGCTCGAATCTCTACGCGCGGACGCTTCCACGCTCGCGCTCCGGACGAACGCGCTCGCGCTCGCGCCCGGTCGCGCGGCCACGCTCATCGAATCGGATCGAAACTTCGGGCGCGCGCGCCCCGCGGGTGATTGGTTCGTCGTGGCAACCTCGATCGCGTGGAGCGCAGGCGAGCCCGTGCTCGAAGCTACCGTGGAGGCGATCCCGAAGGACGTCATGTTCCGCTTGCCGCGCATAACGCCGAGGCCACGCATCGACGGCGTGCAATCGGCGATCGTCACGGGCGAGCCGGGCCAGGAAATCGACACCGACGCGCTCGGCCGCGTCCATGTCGCATTCCACTGGGACGTCCGCGGCCCCAAAGACCAACGGAGCAGCGTGCCCGTGCGCGTGACGCAGCCCGAGGCGCCGGCCGCTTTTGTCCTGCCGCGCGTGGGCTGGGAGGTCTTCCTCGCGTTCGAGGACGGTGATCCCGAGCGCCCGATCGTCCTCGGTCGATCCTACAATGGAAAGCAGCTCCCGCCGCTGCCCCTGCCCGCGAACAAGACGGCGACCGTGCTCGCGACCGATGGCTCCCCGGGCGCCGCCTCGCGGACGACGGTCCAGCTCGACGACGCCGCCGGCCGCGAGCACATGCTTTTTTCGGCTCCGTTCGGCAGGGACGATCGGGTGTACGGGGATTGTCGCACGGAGACCCGGAAAAACGAGAATACGAAGGTCGAGGGGAACGTGAGCGCCTCGATCGGCGCGAACGAGACGGTGAGCGTGCACCTCGGCTGGGCCGCGTCGTACGGGTCACGCACGGTGACGGTGGGCGGGGCGCAGAAGCAAACCGCGGGCGGGAGCTTCGTCACGCAGGTGGAAGGCGCGGAGGCCGTCTCCGTCGGCGGCCTCCTCGCCGAAAGAGTGGGCAGCCCCGTGAAGGGCGCCGCGAATCTCTTGTTTTCCACGGCGCTCGCGGGCGTGGGCTCGCGCGGCACGGCGGGGGCGATCGTGGCGGCGGGGCTCGGCGTGGGTCGGGCTGCGATCGAGGGCTTCTCCGCGGGCGGCGAGGAGGGCGCGGCGGCGGCGGCGAAAATGGGTTTGGCAGGGGTGGCCGCGTCGATGGTGCCGGGCGGCGAGGCGATCCTCGCGAGCGTGACCGGATCCTCGAAGCCCATGCCCTGGGATCATGGACGTCCGCCGGAGGGCGAAATCGCGGCGGGCGGCGGCGCGGCGGGCGTGGGCGGGCCGAGCGGCAAAGGCGGGCCCGGGCCGGGGCACAGGGCGACGCTCGTCGAGGGGCCTTATTCAGAAATGGTCGGCGGCGTGTATGCCGTGATGACGCCGGGCGCCGTCTCCTGGGTGACGCTCGGCCCTTCGACGTTGCTCGTGAACGGCAGCCACACGACGGAGACGACGAAGGCCGGAATGCAGGTCGCGGGCGCCATGAACGAATCGCTCGGCTCGCTGTCGATCACGAGCGCGAAGAACGTCGCGCGCAAGGTAAAGGGCCTCGTCCAGAGCGACGTGAGCGGTACGCGCGAGGTCGCGGCGGGCGGCGAATACCGCATGACGGCGCAGGCGTCGCTCTCGCTTTTGGTCGGCGGCTCGCTCACGCTCTCGGGCGGGACCGTGACCTTTCGGTGCGGCGCGGCCGAGGTCTCCGCGTCGGGCGGCGGCGTCACCATCAAGGCGCCGACGATTCGCATCACCGGACAGTCGCGTGAAGCGGGGAAATTGACACACAAGTGACGCTCTCGGTTTTTGGCCTCGGTCTTTGCTCTCCGGCGGGCGCGCTCGCCCGGGATAACGTGTTTTTCCCGCGGGCGAACGCGCCGCTCCCCACGCCCGCGCCCTTCGTGCTCGCGGACGACCGCCTCTTTCAGGTCGGCTACGCGCGGTTCGTCTCGCCAGACCTCGACCTCGCGGACCGGCTCGTCGCGCTCGGCCGCATCGCGCTCGAGGAGGCGCGGCCCGATCCGGGGTTGCCTCTCTTCGTTTGCCTGCCGGCTCCGGGCGAGGCCTTTTCGCAGGCCGCGCTGGACGACGTGGCGAGGCGCCTCGCCGCGCTCGTGGAGGCCTCGGGCGTCGAGCGTCTCGTGGGCGCCGCGGGTGCATTCGACGCGCTCGCGCGAATCGAGGCGCTCGCCTCGGCTGCGGCGGTGCTCGTCGGCGTCGATTCCTTTTTTCACGCCGATCGCGTCGCCGCGCTCGCAGCGCGGCCCCCGGGCCCCTTCGAGCCTGCGCAGCTCTGGCCCGCGGAGGGCGCGGGCGCGCTCGTCCTCGGGCGCGCGGGGACGCAGCGCTCGCTCGGCGCCATTCTCACGAGCAAGACCGCCCTCGGCCGGGGCAACGACGACGACGACGAGCCCGTGGACGCGGCTGCGCTGACGGAGCTGATCGGCGGCCTCGCCGAGCACGCCCCCATTCGAGCCGTCTTCGGCCAGGGGCGCGTGGACGCGCTCCGTTCGCGGGAATGGGAATGGAGCGCGGCGCGGCAGGCCGCGATGTTCCACCCGGAGGCGTTTGGTGTTTGCCTCGAAGCCGAGATCGGACGGGTCGG comes from the Polyangium spumosum genome and includes:
- a CDS encoding alpha-amylase family glycosyl hydrolase → GGSGAGGGGAGGGGDALCPTTISFVPPAGATAPRVPGEWQGFDLATAPAMSGPDANGAFTATVLLPPGLHAYKLVYQDAGGGTQWILDPSQGRRKYVGGVENSAVKVRDCNLPTLAVKSTKALRVAAGQGSFTADLTYVDGADTSGADVLGYEVTLLEQGTPKPLVAPQVTVSPAGDVLVSLAGLADGKYRVTLRPRSKSGRVGEPIHLPFWIEAEPFSWSDAVVYMVLTDRYRDGDPSNNAPPTPGADARGDWRGGDLAGLTQSIEEGELDKLGIRAIWLTPFQTNPEGSFFAADGVHKVTGYHGYWPVKAREVDPRLGGPEALRALVKAAHAHGIRILQDYVVNHVHSEHEYFQSHPEWFRTGCVCGTANCDWTQKALECLFADYMPDINHSVPEANARFVEDAVWWLDEFDLDGLRVDAVKHVEEVATRNLSVEVRETFEKAGTHYFLMGETAMGWNDCGDPCNDENYGTIARYIGPFGLDGQFDFVLYHGVSYRTFAYGDKGMLHADYWTRHGLEKWPKGAIMTPYIGSHDTPRFVSLADYADGDRGIPGNQWDNTAVAPTDALPYERMRVAMAWLLALPGAPLMYYGDEYGQWGGADPNNRLMWRPESGLSAEEKATLSFVRKLGAARQAIPALRRGDYASLGATEDTLVIGRKIPGGSAAIVALTRAGAAAPMTVDVTTTLGLAAGTVLNDAMGGPSVTVPAGGMLTLTVPAKSAIVLAP
- a CDS encoding DUF72 domain-containing protein yields the protein MPALVKIGISAWTEPTLVSSGFYPPSARTAEARLRHYASRFPIVEVDSTHYALLAERNAELWSERTPEGFTMNVKAVAPLSEHYIEPRGLPKDMREALPREIREKKRIYPQDLGDAFLDELAGRFVSALRPLQASGKLGLVLFQYPVWFTFSPASLRRLARTRVLFRDHRLAVELRNAGWLGERHRDEALAFFREQGLVYTCVDEPQGFASSVPPIAEATADLALVRFHGRNAQTWEAKSPTAALRFAYEYDTAELASWVPKIVGLSRKTREVHVIMNNCYRDWAVRSAVDLTDLVRRAGARVAGPRAPLAA
- a CDS encoding type VI secretion system tip protein TssI/VgrG — protein: MTTQDVAFACEPLGENVVLSLEGRERMDDLSSFELTVFAPGEASLEALLRAPCVVVLSDPEEETARVIQLVVMEAAEEAGRGRDRVLSLRLADPLALLGLRAGYRVFQDKTAEEVVTDVLVGAGVPRDAITTRLAGEYPLYPMCTQHGEAEWDFVRRLLAREGISLWTETAEDGAFRVLLGDGPTSHDGIDGETRLPFAGPGAARGRGVRALLSLAWEQGMAHDRVFVRDFDVDHPDVYLDGEAGEGTLEWLEYPACVPDARAAALRARRRLEQLRRDEVRVTATSDCIRVCPGRWVDVAGGGAELFDQRFLVSEVRHVFARPLRDGGRGAPYRNEIVLRPTRGDRGEERPPHRPAILGAPRVHHVESAVVTGPPGEEIHTDALGRVKVRFLWDRSGVTDDASSTWVRTMQWPLGGAMMLPRVGFEVAVSYLDGLADRPFVLGRLYNATAVHPYVLPAGRAVTALQSWTSPGSGATQEIRLGDDAGAEAFFVHASRDLSVRVGGDHAQKVDGDEAHVVGLGLAADVGGAEDVTIGGRQSIDVGEPIHVAVDGANAESMATEIIAVTGNRVVLSGGGYEESIGGAYALQCNQSNTKTTGSFTRIVGGSKLVSAGLSLTESVAGARTYVCRGARVVTCAGAYSESVKGGKRSAAGAVTESAAADYGIAAPAGKLASGQAELRAGGKFSIAAPQITIDVSGSLTAGALSIAGGALRATSGTTTIEGMVKRDRGGEVGG
- a CDS encoding type VI secretion system Vgr family protein; its protein translation is MKQRSWIELGVEGVSFPFVGRSCTIDERVGAPFVALVHCDDLDRGEPVSVVALDILGRPAWLALTIAGVERRFEGIVDRVEDHEGHFVIVLVARVAEAGDGRDYRVLPAASAVEVARQVLEAQGFCVEDRARRAPPRRAQWLQSFESDLDFVTRILAEEGLSWYPVTGARDVVRIADEPGTFDDDGLSLRYHEDAGLEGGPSLRAARLVRRAASDGSHVRGYDFERPELDIAGESGEGSLEWYELSRDACSPAEASEIASIRLGERRREVIVLEGEASTALVAAGAVIRVEASPIAEQNGRFLVLSVNHEARPDPEGDGLLHRARLRAVPAISAYRPARPRRAPRGGVGTALATGPSGQEIAIDSYGRTSLLFRWDHARVADERSSAPARVVAPALAGSAFHPRVGWEQVVAFADDACEAPLVLGRLYNGADPPPLTLPAQKVETHLGTKSTPAGERGHFIRISDAAGAEQLSVQSSGDYQELSENDKVSVVQGSLDRVVGGSRELFVKENLRTAVGGAHTLSVGAERVITTDADHAVWASAESISVGGARLFSVGGDYVTKAPRLARIVGGAKTEAPLEHQSVHTEGAATLVVGGAMNTTAGISEAIAVGGAAVVKVSGPMTVTANGYGLDVLGVYAESYASRSVKAGGAVAESFGTLTHAVKGNGTIAGAEVAIEAKARLVLSAGGMKITMTPGAIEIQGDFQGSVASVEGGMSRYG
- a CDS encoding type VI secretion system Vgr family protein, which produces MTAVSVALPGDPPLRVVRIAGRERLGEIGSYDLECSGPPSPVVLPSQVLRGPCVVRLEAEAGERRMAGIVTRFVLLATDHGSERIYRATVRPRLALLELRRFPRVIRDRSAPEIIADLARAAGYERIEVRVGAEYPPLSWSIRYDETDATFLRRLCEEHGLWLRFEEEDGAEVLFLEDDSTRAGDAYADPIAIVTRGAASEPRPFVTPVVAARTRRPGKVTLRDYDPDRPALRLEGVAAVGSNREQEAAVYEAPGGFRSAEAGERAARRRLESLRADASTLALRTNALALAPGRAATLIESDRNFGRARPAGDWFVVATSIAWSAGEPVLEATVEAIPKDVMFRLPRITPRPRIDGVQSAIVTGEPGQEIDTDALGRVHVAFHWDVRGPKDQRSSVPVRVTQPEAPAAFVLPRVGWEVFLAFEDGDPERPIVLGRSYNGKQLPPLPLPANKTATVLATDGSPGAASRTTVQLDDAAGREHMLFSAPFGRDDRVYGDCRTETRKNENTKVEGNVSASIGANETVSVHLGWAASYGSRTVTVGGAQKQTAGGSFVTQVEGAEAVSVGGLLAERVGSPVKGAANLLFSTALAGVGSRGTAGAIVAAGLGVGRAAIEGFSAGGEEGAAAAAKMGLAGVAASMVPGGEAILASVTGSSKPMPWDHGRPPEGEIAAGGGAAGVGGPSGKGGPGPGHRATLVEGPYSEMVGGVYAVMTPGAVSWVTLGPSTLLVNGSHTTETTKAGMQVAGAMNESLGSLSITSAKNVARKVKGLVQSDVSGTREVAAGGEYRMTAQASLSLLVGGSLTLSGGTVTFRCGAAEVSASGGGVTIKAPTIRITGQSREAGKLTHK